In Oceaniferula marina, the following proteins share a genomic window:
- a CDS encoding TonB-dependent receptor domain-containing protein: MIDKSLGLIVGFGVLNVLDAEPMRGQLDPLIMTGRGDWGAWGERDVRLDAQRLRATDGASLLERSPGVAVVRNGAQTGIIQMRGLSGDRVKVLLDGMTISPACPNHMDPPMHYASAGSETELFLTPGVTPVRYGGDSLAGTVRLSRSVPEFAAAGECLISGEVTANYLGSHDGYGAGLEMGVASEQAIFSYRGGWSSANDLRFPGGRVRASGYDSQHNEVDATLRTGNGYLVLDAGQSRTRDAGTPVLPMDMVEADSWHAGLRQVAELEYLKWENRVYVHSIDHLMDNYSIRHEPRMRMEAPSNSRDVGLASSIEMPVGEHVFRAGLDWHRNEFDATQVQVMSGKTRDMFARNRRQRTGVFAEWEQAWSDEWSGLFGLRTDYVETRAGRVESGFGPPPVAADAAAFNAGDREHDDVLLDLAATLGWDQDERTRYELSAGVKNRAPSLLERYLWTPLSASAGRADGRTYLGNPDLDPETSFQVTASVSHREERWEVAFAPFYHQVHDYIEGSPIARLDMAGQPVLQFENLDEAELYGAELAGRYLISEQWELAAQLSYVRGKNKDTGDDLYRIAPLHGLVDLAWHKGDWETHLEMDWAASQNDVSELNDEERSSGYVLLHWRGMYHMKPGTRIEIGVENLFDEAYSPHLAGVNRVAGSDVAVGESIPGAGRFFYANLSWAF; encoded by the coding sequence ATGATTGATAAGAGCCTCGGGCTCATCGTGGGCTTTGGAGTTTTGAATGTGCTGGATGCGGAACCGATGCGTGGCCAGTTGGATCCCTTGATCATGACGGGGCGTGGGGACTGGGGGGCATGGGGTGAGCGGGATGTGCGTTTGGACGCTCAGAGGCTTCGGGCCACCGATGGAGCCTCTTTACTGGAGCGTAGCCCGGGGGTAGCGGTGGTGCGGAATGGTGCGCAGACCGGGATTATTCAGATGCGCGGCTTATCTGGAGACCGGGTGAAGGTGCTTCTGGATGGAATGACGATTTCACCGGCTTGTCCGAACCATATGGATCCTCCGATGCATTATGCTTCGGCGGGTTCGGAGACGGAATTGTTTCTGACTCCCGGTGTGACACCGGTTCGTTATGGTGGTGACAGTCTTGCTGGGACGGTGCGTTTGTCCCGCTCTGTTCCTGAGTTTGCGGCAGCAGGTGAGTGCTTGATTTCGGGTGAAGTCACAGCGAATTACCTTGGCAGCCATGATGGCTATGGTGCCGGGCTCGAGATGGGGGTGGCGAGTGAGCAGGCTATTTTTTCCTACCGGGGAGGATGGAGTTCCGCGAATGATTTGCGCTTCCCCGGCGGCCGGGTAAGAGCGAGTGGATATGACAGCCAGCACAATGAGGTGGATGCCACCTTGCGAACAGGAAATGGTTATTTGGTCTTGGACGCCGGGCAGTCCCGGACCCGGGATGCGGGGACTCCGGTCTTACCGATGGATATGGTGGAAGCCGACTCCTGGCATGCCGGCTTGCGTCAGGTTGCTGAGTTGGAGTATCTCAAATGGGAGAACCGGGTCTATGTGCATTCGATTGACCATTTGATGGATAATTATTCGATCCGTCATGAGCCAAGAATGCGGATGGAGGCTCCATCCAATAGTCGGGATGTGGGGCTGGCGAGCTCGATTGAAATGCCGGTGGGCGAACATGTTTTTCGTGCGGGGCTGGATTGGCATCGGAATGAGTTTGATGCCACCCAGGTTCAGGTCATGAGTGGGAAGACCCGCGACATGTTTGCCCGTAACCGTCGTCAGCGGACCGGAGTGTTTGCCGAGTGGGAGCAAGCCTGGTCGGACGAATGGTCGGGGTTGTTTGGGCTGCGGACCGATTATGTGGAGACCCGAGCAGGCCGGGTGGAGTCCGGATTTGGCCCGCCTCCAGTGGCGGCCGATGCGGCGGCATTCAATGCCGGTGACCGCGAGCACGATGATGTGCTGCTGGATCTTGCCGCGACCTTGGGCTGGGACCAGGACGAGCGGACCCGCTATGAGCTGTCGGCCGGGGTGAAGAACCGGGCGCCTTCATTGTTGGAGCGGTATCTCTGGACGCCTCTGAGTGCCAGTGCCGGACGAGCTGATGGGCGGACCTACCTCGGCAATCCGGATTTGGATCCTGAGACTTCCTTTCAAGTGACAGCCAGTGTGAGTCACCGGGAGGAGCGTTGGGAGGTGGCATTTGCACCCTTCTATCATCAGGTACACGATTATATTGAGGGGTCTCCCATCGCGAGGCTGGATATGGCGGGTCAACCGGTTCTTCAGTTTGAAAATTTGGATGAAGCTGAGTTGTATGGAGCGGAACTTGCCGGGCGTTATCTGATCTCGGAGCAGTGGGAGTTGGCGGCACAGCTTAGTTATGTCCGCGGCAAAAACAAAGACACGGGAGATGATCTTTATCGGATTGCGCCATTGCACGGTTTGGTTGATTTGGCATGGCACAAGGGAGACTGGGAGACCCATCTGGAAATGGACTGGGCGGCCTCCCAGAATGATGTTTCAGAGTTGAATGACGAAGAGCGTTCTTCGGGGTATGTGCTACTCCACTGGCGCGGTATGTACCACATGAAGCCAGGTACCCGGATCGAGATCGGGGTGGAAAATCTGTTCGACGAAGCGTATTCCCCTCACTTGGCCGGAGTGAACCGCGTGGCGGGGAGTGACGTGGCGGTGGGAGAAAGTATCCCCGGCGCCGGTCGCTTCTTTTATGCGAATTTGAGTTGGGCATTTTAG
- a CDS encoding DUF3302 domain-containing protein, which translates to MLDYVALGILIAVAIIIFYGVIAIHDIPYEIAQHRGHPHQDAIHVAGWVSLFTLHVLWPFLWIWATLYRKDRGWGFLSADGKPETEAEAVLELQKQMKQMRKEMDELKATALPKKEGGGEETVEA; encoded by the coding sequence ATGTTGGACTACGTTGCTCTAGGAATACTCATCGCAGTGGCGATCATCATTTTTTATGGGGTCATTGCTATTCACGATATACCGTATGAAATTGCGCAGCACCGGGGACACCCGCACCAGGATGCCATTCACGTAGCCGGATGGGTGAGTTTGTTCACCTTGCATGTGCTCTGGCCGTTTCTCTGGATTTGGGCAACGCTTTATCGGAAGGATAGAGGTTGGGGGTTTTTGAGTGCGGATGGGAAGCCCGAGACTGAGGCAGAGGCTGTCTTGGAGCTTCAGAAACAGATGAAACAAATGCGCAAGGAGATGGATGAGCTGAAAGCCACGGCCTTGCCCAAGAAAGAAGGCGGAGGAGAGGAAACAGTTGAAGCCTGA
- a CDS encoding HlyD family secretion protein, which translates to MDLLLILTYTALCVAIFKIFKIPLNKWTVPTAVLGGIVLVGGLVFLMNYNHPHSRTAVRAFVSTPIVPNVKGIVVEIPVKPNVLVKKGDVLLRIDPVPFQAIVDQKRAILNLAKAQIKQMNEMVEQAQSAVDKAQSERDRTFQSYERFTQASAGGAVSETSLENRRQFYISAEAVLAERKANLARQKLELESQKTDVLVQLQAELDRAQFDLDSTVVKAPSDGYVTHLRVRPGMMAASLPLRPTMNFISTDKDDHFIIASFRQNATLRLKSDYDAEVLFPSIPGKVFKAKVVQTMPALGEGEMQAGGTMLRSMDMVATHRGLMPVKIRLEDDISEYHLPDGVFAEVAVYSDKMHHVAIMRKILLRMKSWQNYIYLDH; encoded by the coding sequence ATGGACCTGCTATTGATTCTTACTTACACGGCACTGTGTGTTGCGATCTTTAAAATATTTAAAATCCCCTTAAACAAGTGGACGGTGCCAACTGCGGTGCTGGGTGGCATTGTTTTGGTAGGCGGATTGGTATTTTTGATGAACTACAATCATCCACATTCGCGCACTGCGGTGAGGGCGTTTGTATCGACTCCGATCGTTCCCAACGTGAAAGGGATTGTGGTTGAAATACCGGTCAAACCCAATGTGCTTGTTAAAAAAGGCGATGTGCTACTGCGGATTGACCCCGTTCCGTTTCAGGCGATTGTCGATCAGAAACGAGCGATACTTAATTTGGCCAAAGCCCAGATCAAGCAAATGAACGAGATGGTTGAGCAGGCTCAGTCCGCAGTGGATAAAGCCCAGTCTGAGCGTGACCGGACGTTCCAATCTTATGAGCGCTTCACTCAGGCATCGGCTGGCGGTGCTGTTTCTGAAACCAGCCTTGAGAACCGACGTCAGTTCTATATCTCTGCCGAAGCCGTGCTGGCTGAGCGGAAAGCCAATTTAGCCAGACAGAAGTTGGAATTGGAATCACAGAAAACAGATGTGCTGGTCCAGCTTCAGGCGGAATTGGATCGAGCACAATTTGATTTGGACAGCACTGTGGTGAAAGCTCCGTCGGATGGTTATGTGACGCACTTGCGTGTCCGTCCGGGGATGATGGCGGCGAGTTTGCCGTTGAGACCGACAATGAACTTCATTTCCACCGACAAGGACGATCATTTTATTATCGCCAGTTTTCGGCAGAATGCCACGTTGAGGCTGAAATCCGACTATGATGCTGAGGTGCTGTTCCCTAGTATCCCGGGAAAGGTGTTTAAAGCCAAGGTCGTACAAACGATGCCAGCTCTCGGGGAAGGTGAGATGCAGGCCGGTGGAACGATGTTGCGCTCGATGGATATGGTGGCAACCCACCGAGGGTTGATGCCAGTGAAAATAAGGCTTGAGGATGATATCAGTGAGTATCACTTGCCCGACGGTGTGTTTGCTGAAGTGGCCGTGTATTCCGATAAAATGCACCATGTGGCGATCATGCGGAAAATTTTGCTGCGGATGAAAAGCTGGCAAAATTATATCTACCTGGATCACTAA
- a CDS encoding zinc-binding alcohol dehydrogenase family protein — MKAVGYTQSLAVDQADALIDMDLPKPEAKGRDLLVKVEAVSVNPVDTKVRMRSVPEEGAYKVLGWDASGVVEAVGDGVADFQVGDKVWYAGALDRQGTNAEYHLVDERIVGQMPESLGFVESAAMPLTSITAWEMLFDRFGLTEDSGGTLLIIGAAGGVGSMMTQLAKRLTGLTVIGTASRENTVGWVKSLGADHVINHHQPFTRQLEKIGISSVDYVASLTHTGSHVAEIVECISPQGQFGLIDDPDELDVMPFKLKSVSIHWELMFTRSLFQTEDMHRQGELLNAVAEMVDAGDLQTTLAESFGSISASNLLKAHALLESGKSVGKIVLSGFAG, encoded by the coding sequence ATGAAAGCTGTTGGATACACTCAATCACTGGCTGTCGATCAAGCGGATGCTTTGATCGATATGGACCTTCCGAAACCGGAAGCGAAGGGTAGGGATTTGTTGGTCAAGGTGGAGGCTGTTTCCGTCAACCCGGTGGATACCAAGGTCCGGATGCGCTCTGTGCCGGAGGAAGGCGCATACAAAGTTCTGGGTTGGGATGCCAGTGGGGTGGTTGAAGCGGTAGGTGATGGGGTGGCGGATTTTCAGGTTGGTGATAAGGTGTGGTATGCTGGAGCATTGGACCGACAGGGGACCAATGCTGAGTATCATTTGGTGGATGAGCGGATTGTCGGGCAGATGCCGGAGTCGTTGGGGTTTGTGGAGTCCGCAGCGATGCCATTGACGAGTATCACGGCCTGGGAAATGTTGTTTGATCGATTTGGTTTGACCGAGGACAGCGGAGGCACGCTCCTGATTATCGGAGCTGCCGGTGGAGTGGGCTCAATGATGACCCAGCTTGCCAAACGCCTGACCGGGCTGACCGTGATCGGGACGGCATCCAGGGAAAATACGGTTGGGTGGGTGAAATCCTTGGGCGCAGACCATGTGATCAACCATCACCAACCGTTCACCCGGCAGCTGGAAAAAATAGGCATTTCCTCCGTCGATTATGTGGCGAGCCTAACGCACACCGGTAGTCATGTGGCGGAGATTGTCGAATGTATTTCACCCCAGGGTCAATTTGGACTGATTGACGATCCGGATGAGCTGGATGTGATGCCGTTCAAATTGAAAAGCGTGAGCATCCACTGGGAGTTGATGTTTACCCGCTCCTTGTTTCAAACCGAAGATATGCACCGTCAGGGAGAGCTTCTTAACGCGGTTGCCGAAATGGTTGATGCCGGGGATTTGCAGACGACTCTGGCGGAAAGCTTCGGATCCATAAGTGCCTCGAATTTACTCAAAGCCCACGCTTTGTTGGAGTCTGGCAAATCCGTGGGCAAAATTGTCCTTTCCGGCTTTGCCGGATGA
- a CDS encoding pyruvate dehydrogenase complex dihydrolipoamide acetyltransferase, with translation MPIKIEMPKLSDTMTEGTLLKWNKKVGDEVEIGDIIAEVETDKATMEMEAFDEGTLSEILVEEGAKAPVGSVLGILLEEGESAGAPAAAPAAAPAPAVSATPAATAAPATPAPVAPAPSSPPVTASGDRVSVSPLARKIAEAKGIDLSTIVGSGPGGRIVKADVGGKEGVDIPAPAATPSPAAAKPAPAASTPAPAASAPAPAAISPTVSSGDKTVPLSSMRKIIADRLLTSKTTIPHFYLHVEADVAPLMTLRKQVNAQAEQTHGNKYSINDFVIKAVINAAQAVPAVNASFNGDSIVEFEKVGVSVAVAVDDGLVTPVIKDATSKSMLQISKEVKEMAGRAREGKLLPNEFDGGTITISNLGAWGIESFDAIVNPPQAVILSIGAIVEKAVVVDGQVVPGLRMNIGVSCDHRVVDGAVGAQFINEVKKLIENPALMLV, from the coding sequence ATGCCTATTAAAATCGAAATGCCCAAGCTTTCCGACACGATGACGGAAGGAACCCTGCTGAAGTGGAATAAGAAAGTCGGCGACGAAGTCGAAATCGGCGATATCATTGCCGAGGTTGAAACCGACAAAGCCACCATGGAAATGGAGGCCTTTGATGAAGGAACCTTGTCTGAGATTTTGGTGGAAGAAGGAGCTAAAGCGCCTGTTGGTTCGGTTCTCGGCATTCTGCTTGAAGAAGGTGAGTCCGCAGGTGCTCCTGCGGCAGCCCCTGCAGCAGCTCCGGCTCCTGCCGTCTCTGCCACACCGGCAGCTACAGCTGCCCCCGCTACTCCCGCCCCCGTGGCTCCTGCACCTTCTTCACCACCTGTTACCGCTTCCGGTGATCGGGTTAGTGTTTCGCCATTGGCCCGCAAGATCGCCGAGGCCAAAGGGATTGACCTGAGCACCATCGTTGGTTCCGGCCCTGGTGGACGTATCGTCAAAGCCGATGTGGGAGGCAAAGAGGGTGTCGATATCCCAGCTCCGGCTGCCACACCAAGCCCAGCTGCCGCCAAGCCTGCCCCTGCGGCCTCGACGCCAGCTCCTGCAGCCTCGGCTCCTGCCCCTGCTGCTATCAGCCCGACCGTTTCCAGTGGTGACAAAACAGTGCCTCTGAGTTCGATGCGTAAGATTATTGCCGACCGCCTTCTGACCTCGAAGACCACCATCCCTCATTTCTATTTGCATGTGGAAGCGGATGTTGCGCCATTGATGACCTTGCGCAAGCAAGTGAACGCTCAGGCAGAGCAGACGCACGGCAATAAATACAGTATTAATGATTTTGTGATCAAGGCCGTGATCAATGCCGCTCAGGCAGTTCCAGCCGTGAATGCTTCTTTCAACGGTGACAGCATCGTGGAATTTGAAAAAGTCGGTGTCTCCGTGGCTGTGGCCGTGGATGACGGCTTGGTGACTCCTGTGATCAAGGATGCAACGAGTAAGTCGATGCTGCAGATTTCCAAAGAAGTCAAAGAGATGGCAGGACGGGCCCGTGAAGGCAAATTGCTGCCAAATGAGTTCGACGGAGGAACCATCACTATTTCCAATCTCGGAGCTTGGGGAATCGAAAGCTTTGATGCGATCGTCAACCCGCCACAGGCTGTGATCCTCAGCATTGGTGCGATTGTCGAAAAAGCCGTGGTTGTCGATGGTCAGGTTGTGCCTGGCTTGCGGATGAACATCGGCGTCAGTTGTGACCACCGTGTGGTGGACGGCGCCGTGGGTGCTCAGTTCATCAATGAGGTCAAGAAGTTGATTGAAAACCCGGCATTGATGCTGGTCTAA
- a CDS encoding sodium-translocating pyrophosphatase, whose amino-acid sequence MNPSITPIAGLIGLAVALIILRQILKQPSGEGKIRHIAQQIHRGAMIFMRREFTLISLFAIVIGCLLFFFQKEAYGKQQALAFFLGCLASSFAGFVGMFTATKANVRTTIAARHHGQSKALTVAFGGGSVMGLTVASMGLIGLGGLFYVFQSSPHVAEIMEGFAMGASLVALFYRVGGGIFTKAADVGADLVGKVEAGIPEDDPRNPGVIADNVGDNVGDVAGMGSDIFESYCGAQIATIAIAGAIAARASEQTELLEKIGLSASNQAELAVKANELMYLPLALTTIGLFCSILGIVLVKATASKNPASALRFGTIGSAILFILATFALVHQWGLSPRMGMAVLSGAVGGIIIGLITEYFTGGKPVRDIARSGETGVATVMITGLSVGMKSVAIPVITLAGIIFISFEFAGLYGVGLAAVGMLGTVGITMAIDAYGPVADNAGGIAEMAKLGPNTRKITDGLDAVGNTTAAIGKGFAIGAAGLAALAMITAFIQKSGVGHDFDFSDDSVLRTFFVGLFIGGVVPFVNGAITMDAVGDAAYDMIREIRRQFREIPGLMDGEAEPDSEKCVEIATRAAMQRMILPALLAVGTPVLVGFGFKFWGVGAIALTGTLCGALLTCILLALFMSNAGGAWDNAKKYVEDGHCGGKNSETHKGCVVGDTVGDPFKDTSGPSMNILINVMSIVSLVIAPLL is encoded by the coding sequence ATGAACCCATCCATCACCCCCATTGCCGGACTCATCGGACTTGCTGTCGCCCTGATCATCCTCCGCCAGATTCTCAAACAACCGAGTGGCGAGGGGAAAATCCGGCACATAGCCCAACAAATCCACCGTGGTGCCATGATTTTCATGCGCCGGGAGTTTACCTTAATCTCCCTGTTTGCCATCGTCATTGGCTGTCTGTTGTTTTTCTTCCAGAAAGAAGCGTATGGAAAACAGCAAGCTCTCGCCTTCTTTCTCGGCTGCCTGGCCTCTTCCTTTGCCGGATTTGTCGGCATGTTTACGGCCACCAAGGCCAACGTCCGAACCACTATTGCCGCCCGTCATCATGGGCAGTCAAAGGCGCTGACTGTGGCCTTTGGTGGTGGCTCGGTGATGGGCCTCACCGTTGCCTCGATGGGACTGATTGGTCTCGGAGGACTGTTTTATGTTTTTCAGTCGAGCCCACACGTCGCTGAGATCATGGAAGGCTTTGCCATGGGAGCCTCGCTCGTGGCCCTCTTCTACCGGGTGGGTGGAGGTATCTTTACCAAAGCAGCCGACGTCGGGGCCGACCTGGTCGGCAAGGTGGAAGCCGGCATCCCGGAAGATGACCCACGCAACCCGGGGGTCATCGCGGATAATGTCGGCGACAACGTCGGCGATGTCGCCGGTATGGGCTCCGACATTTTTGAATCCTACTGTGGTGCCCAGATTGCCACCATCGCCATCGCCGGGGCCATTGCTGCCCGCGCTTCAGAACAAACGGAGCTCCTTGAAAAAATCGGTCTCAGCGCAAGCAACCAGGCGGAACTCGCGGTCAAGGCCAACGAACTGATGTATCTGCCACTGGCACTAACAACCATTGGTCTGTTTTGTTCGATTCTCGGCATTGTTTTGGTTAAAGCCACCGCTTCCAAAAATCCTGCCAGCGCCCTGCGCTTTGGCACCATTGGCTCGGCCATTCTCTTTATTCTGGCAACCTTTGCCTTGGTCCATCAATGGGGCTTAAGCCCTCGCATGGGGATGGCCGTGCTCTCTGGAGCCGTCGGAGGCATCATCATCGGATTGATCACCGAGTATTTCACCGGAGGCAAACCTGTTCGGGACATCGCCCGATCGGGAGAAACCGGTGTCGCCACGGTGATGATCACCGGCCTTTCCGTAGGTATGAAGTCCGTGGCCATACCCGTAATCACCCTCGCTGGAATCATCTTTATCTCCTTTGAATTCGCTGGATTGTATGGGGTCGGTCTGGCCGCAGTCGGCATGCTTGGAACCGTGGGCATCACCATGGCCATCGATGCTTACGGGCCGGTTGCCGATAACGCGGGCGGGATCGCAGAAATGGCCAAACTCGGCCCCAATACCCGCAAAATCACGGACGGTTTGGATGCCGTGGGCAACACCACCGCCGCCATCGGCAAAGGTTTTGCCATTGGAGCGGCCGGTCTCGCAGCTCTCGCCATGATCACCGCCTTCATCCAGAAATCCGGCGTCGGCCACGACTTCGATTTTTCCGATGACTCCGTGTTACGCACCTTTTTTGTCGGCCTCTTCATCGGAGGCGTCGTTCCCTTTGTGAATGGAGCCATCACCATGGATGCTGTCGGAGATGCAGCCTACGACATGATTCGAGAAATCCGCAGGCAGTTCCGCGAGATCCCCGGCCTGATGGATGGCGAAGCGGAACCGGACTCCGAAAAATGCGTGGAAATTGCCACCCGCGCAGCCATGCAACGTATGATCCTGCCGGCCTTGCTCGCCGTCGGAACCCCGGTGCTGGTCGGTTTCGGGTTCAAATTTTGGGGTGTCGGAGCCATTGCTCTGACAGGAACCCTCTGTGGAGCCCTGTTAACTTGTATTTTACTCGCCCTCTTTATGTCCAATGCCGGAGGAGCTTGGGACAACGCCAAAAAATACGTCGAAGATGGTCACTGCGGAGGTAAAAACTCGGAAACCCACAAAGGCTGCGTGGTTGGCGACACCGTCGGAGATCCGTTTAAAGACACCTCGGGGCCATCGATGAATATCCTGATCAATGTGATGTCGATTGTCAGCCTCGTCATCGCCCCGCTGCTTTAG
- a CDS encoding SDR family NAD(P)-dependent oxidoreductase, whose protein sequence is MNRQSAWVSGGKNGLGKAIAAALRSAGMEVASPGSSDLDVRDADAVQTYAEGMNDLDLLVCNAGVTADKPLARMTEADWEQVMDVNLNGAFRCARAAARSMMKRRGGHIILISSYSAVHPPAGQANYAASKAALIGMMRSMAKELGPRNVRVNVVLPGFLETRMTEGLADSVKESSRSRHVLGRYNTVEAVGDFICFLHRSMPHTSGQVFNLDSRV, encoded by the coding sequence GTGAATCGTCAATCGGCATGGGTAAGCGGTGGAAAGAATGGCTTGGGTAAAGCCATAGCGGCTGCCTTACGCTCCGCTGGCATGGAGGTGGCTTCCCCGGGGAGTTCCGATTTGGACGTCCGGGATGCCGATGCCGTGCAGACCTATGCGGAAGGGATGAACGACCTGGATTTGTTGGTTTGTAATGCCGGCGTGACGGCGGACAAGCCGCTGGCCCGAATGACGGAGGCGGATTGGGAACAGGTGATGGACGTGAATCTGAACGGCGCATTTCGTTGTGCCCGCGCGGCGGCTCGATCCATGATGAAACGCCGAGGTGGACACATTATTTTAATTTCAAGTTATTCTGCGGTGCATCCGCCGGCTGGGCAGGCGAACTATGCCGCATCCAAGGCCGCATTGATTGGGATGATGCGATCGATGGCCAAAGAGTTAGGCCCAAGAAATGTCCGAGTGAATGTGGTGCTCCCCGGTTTTTTGGAAACCCGTATGACCGAAGGTTTGGCCGACTCGGTCAAAGAATCAAGTCGTTCAAGGCATGTGTTAGGCCGTTATAACACGGTGGAGGCAGTCGGGGATTTTATTTGTTTTTTGCACCGTTCGATGCCTCACACATCCGGCCAGGTGTTCAACCTGGATAGCCGGGTATGA